GGGGAGATGATATGGATAAATTTAATATCAGTAAAAAGGATCTAGCTTACATTATAAAGAGTCTTAAAATGTGCAGAAATGATTATTATAGAAAATTTAAAAAAGACCAAAATAGAGAGTTGTTAATATTAGACAAACCTTTAAATGATGATAAAAGGACTTCATTAATAGATACATTAACCTTTGATGAAGATAACTATAGTTATAGATACAATAGTATAGAGGACATAACTGGAGATGAAGAGTTATTAAAAGCTCTAGCAAGACTTACTGACAGACAAAGAGAAATTCTATATTATGTCTATGTTGAAAGTCTAAGTATTAAAGAGGTATCTAGGCTATTAAATATATCTAGACAAGTAGTAAATAAAACACATAATTTAGCGCTATCTAAACTTAAAGAGAAATTAAAGGCGTGAGTTTTATGGAAGAAAAAATAATTGAATTGGCATCCTCCCAAGGCATATGGACACTTCTTACGATACTTCTTATTTTTTACATCTTAAAAAGTCAGGAAAAACGAGATCTAAAGCAAGAAGATAGGGAAAGGAAATATCAAGAAATCATTGCAAGTTTAACTGACAAATTGAATTTGATTGAAGATGTTAAGCAAAATGTAGAGGAATTAAAGAACTATGTTTACAAAAAAACTTCAGGGGATTAAAGGATGGTGGCTATGAAAGATAAGGTTAATTTTGAAACATATTATCAATATATAGAAAGATATATAAAAAAATATAGCTATATAAATGGCCAAATAGATGAAGATTTAAAACAAAAATTAACTATGAAAGC
This DNA window, taken from Clostridiisalibacter paucivorans DSM 22131, encodes the following:
- a CDS encoding RNA polymerase sigma factor is translated as MDKFNISKKDLAYIIKSLKMCRNDYYRKFKKDQNRELLILDKPLNDDKRTSLIDTLTFDEDNYSYRYNSIEDITGDEELLKALARLTDRQREILYYVYVESLSIKEVSRLLNISRQVVNKTHNLALSKLKEKLKA
- a CDS encoding helix-turn-helix domain-containing protein — protein: MVAMKDKVNFETYYQYIERYIKKYSYINGQIDEDLKQKLTMKAYKCFKIVC
- a CDS encoding BhlA/UviB family holin-like peptide encodes the protein MEEKIIELASSQGIWTLLTILLIFYILKSQEKRDLKQEDRERKYQEIIASLTDKLNLIEDVKQNVEELKNYVYKKTSGD